In Stieleria varia, one genomic interval encodes:
- a CDS encoding RNA polymerase sigma factor yields the protein MTDNSTLLTDYQNLTIVDLVRAAQTGDRDAFGELFDRYRGGIVALAMRRVRNADEAEELAQDVFIQAMQKIDQLRVPEAFGGWLRRIVHRMAINRVTRNRYAVACDPETLEATCLANGSPDGDAEDREEAAAVRDSIDRLGALDQQTLTAFYLRGRTLIEMSNEFDAPIGTIKRRLHVARKRLAKEMDVLQAV from the coding sequence ATGACTGATAACAGCACTTTGTTGACTGACTACCAAAACTTGACCATCGTCGACTTGGTCCGCGCCGCTCAAACGGGCGATCGAGACGCGTTCGGCGAATTGTTCGATCGCTACCGAGGCGGAATCGTCGCCTTGGCGATGCGTCGTGTCCGAAACGCCGATGAAGCCGAAGAGTTGGCTCAAGACGTTTTCATCCAAGCGATGCAAAAGATCGATCAGTTGCGTGTCCCCGAAGCTTTCGGTGGATGGTTGCGTCGAATCGTTCATCGCATGGCGATCAATCGCGTGACGCGAAACCGTTACGCGGTGGCGTGCGACCCGGAGACCTTGGAAGCCACTTGCTTGGCCAACGGTTCGCCCGACGGCGATGCGGAAGATCGCGAGGAAGCTGCGGCGGTTCGCGACAGCATCGATCGCTTGGGTGCGTTGGATCAACAAACGTTGACCGCGTTCTACTTGCGTGGTCGAACGTTGATCGAAATGAGCAACGAATTCGATGCTCCGATCGGAACGATCAAGCGTCGTTTGCACGTCGCTCGTAAGCGATTGGCAAAGGAAATGGACGTCCTACAAGCCGTCTGA